In one window of Hymenobacter nivis DNA:
- a CDS encoding efflux RND transporter periplasmic adaptor subunit yields MPFNFKLYPVLGALALLTACGSKSGDAAQKGDAAKKDGSAPAQAAAPANPNQVSVSPAQEKAAGITFGTFERQNMTTEVQANGSVEVPPQNRVSITAVMGGYVQTVAVLPGEHVQAGATVATLRSPEYLTMQQNYLQSKAKVRFLAEDLERQRILDVEDVGAKRKLQMARADYATEQATLRATAAQLRLLGISVARLDATGQIVQSVPLISPIAGYVKAVNINPGQYVGPQDVLVEVLNRDDLHLELKVFEKDVAQVKVGQKILFKMQNAGRDEELTARVFLVGKAFDDNARTVRVHAHLEPERTDLLPGQFVAARIQTAGARVRTLPEAALIQAGELSYIFRAVGQDSGRTVFRRVKVHAGLPQHGDVAVTVLDPLPDTTRLVRKGAYFLDAELRKGEE; encoded by the coding sequence ATGCCTTTTAACTTCAAACTTTACCCCGTGCTGGGGGCCCTGGCGCTGCTCACAGCCTGCGGCTCCAAGTCCGGCGACGCTGCCCAAAAAGGCGACGCTGCCAAGAAAGATGGCTCCGCGCCCGCCCAAGCTGCCGCGCCGGCTAACCCCAACCAAGTTAGCGTGAGCCCCGCCCAGGAAAAGGCCGCGGGCATCACCTTCGGCACCTTCGAGCGCCAGAACATGACCACCGAAGTGCAGGCCAACGGCTCGGTGGAGGTGCCGCCCCAGAACCGCGTGTCCATCACGGCCGTGATGGGCGGCTACGTGCAAACCGTGGCCGTGCTGCCCGGCGAGCACGTGCAGGCCGGCGCCACGGTGGCCACCCTGCGCTCGCCTGAGTACCTCACCATGCAGCAGAACTACCTGCAGAGCAAGGCCAAAGTGCGCTTCCTGGCCGAAGACCTGGAGCGCCAGCGCATCCTCGACGTGGAGGATGTGGGCGCTAAGCGCAAGCTGCAAATGGCCCGCGCCGACTACGCCACCGAGCAGGCCACGCTGCGCGCCACCGCCGCCCAGCTGCGGCTGTTGGGCATTTCGGTGGCCCGCCTCGACGCCACGGGCCAGATTGTGCAGAGCGTGCCGCTTATTTCGCCCATTGCCGGCTACGTGAAGGCCGTCAACATCAACCCCGGCCAGTACGTGGGGCCCCAGGACGTGCTGGTGGAGGTGCTGAACCGCGACGACCTGCACCTGGAGCTGAAAGTGTTCGAGAAGGACGTGGCTCAGGTGAAAGTGGGCCAGAAAATCCTGTTCAAAATGCAGAACGCCGGGCGCGATGAGGAGCTGACGGCCCGCGTATTTTTGGTGGGTAAGGCCTTCGACGACAACGCCCGCACCGTGCGCGTGCACGCCCACCTCGAACCCGAGCGCACCGACCTACTGCCCGGCCAGTTCGTAGCCGCTCGCATCCAAACGGCCGGGGCCCGGGTGCGCACCCTGCCCGAGGCCGCCCTGATCCAGGCCGGCGAGTTGAGCTACATTTTCCGCGCCGTGGGCCAGGACTCGGGCCGCACCGTGTTCCGCCGCGTGAAGGTGCACGCCGGCCTGCCCCAGCACGGCGACGTGGCCGTAACCGTACTCGACCCGCTGCCCGATACCACCCGGCTGGTGCGCAAAGGCGCGTATTTCCTCGACGCCGAACTGCGCAAAGGCGAAGAGTAG
- a CDS encoding DUF983 domain-containing protein, with amino-acid sequence METEPAPTSSTLALLGLRCPRCHEGELFLHPATSLTKFTEMPAACPVCGLSYEPEPGFYFGAMYISFAFAVAIFFAVGIALYFLAGDPDTWVYVSVVAALTLAATPLVFRYSRAIMLYLFGNSGYDPNWARFLRRGLDK; translated from the coding sequence ATGGAAACCGAACCCGCGCCCACCTCCTCTACCCTGGCGCTGCTGGGCCTACGCTGCCCGCGCTGCCACGAGGGCGAACTCTTTCTGCACCCCGCCACCAGCCTCACCAAGTTTACCGAAATGCCCGCCGCCTGCCCCGTATGTGGCCTCAGCTACGAGCCCGAGCCGGGCTTTTACTTCGGGGCCATGTATATCAGCTTCGCCTTCGCGGTGGCCATTTTCTTCGCGGTGGGCATCGCCCTCTACTTCCTGGCCGGCGACCCCGACACGTGGGTGTACGTGTCCGTGGTGGCCGCCCTCACGCTGGCGGCCACGCCGCTGGTATTCCGCTACTCCCGAGCCATCATGCTGTACCTATTCGGCAACAGCGGCTACGACCCCAACTGGGCCCGTTTCCTCCGCCGCGGGCTGGACAAGTAG
- a CDS encoding Gfo/Idh/MocA family oxidoreductase, with protein sequence MMPSSPPIRTGLLAYGMSGKLFHAPFITAHPGFGLYAVVERHGARMAADYPGIRSYPSVAELLADPAIELVVVNTPSGLHVEQARQALLAGKHVLLEKPVAATAAEWQALGALAQQQGRHLLAYQNRRWDTDFGAVRCVVESGQLGQLIEAHFRYDRYKMALNTKVFKEEPGPAVGLAYDLGPHLVDQAVALFGRPLGVRKVQGHFRPGGRVDDFFSFHLRYPAGLNVWLTASLLVAAPGPAYVLHGTRGSYQKGRTDPQEAQLLAGLRPTNPAYGQELPGSDGHLTLAGPDGALSTQHDPAPSGNYLGLFDAVAQTIRHGQPYPVRAEEVAWQMEILEQPAEA encoded by the coding sequence ATGATGCCTTCCTCCCCACCCATCCGCACCGGCCTGTTGGCTTACGGCATGTCGGGCAAGCTGTTTCATGCGCCCTTCATTACCGCCCACCCTGGTTTCGGATTGTACGCCGTGGTGGAGCGCCACGGCGCCCGCATGGCCGCCGACTACCCCGGCATCCGCAGCTACCCCAGCGTGGCCGAACTCCTGGCCGACCCCGCCATCGAGCTGGTCGTTGTCAACACCCCCAGCGGCTTGCACGTCGAGCAGGCCCGCCAGGCCCTGCTGGCCGGCAAGCACGTGCTGCTGGAAAAGCCCGTGGCCGCCACCGCCGCCGAGTGGCAGGCACTGGGGGCCCTGGCCCAGCAGCAGGGCCGCCACCTGCTGGCCTACCAAAATCGCCGCTGGGATACCGACTTCGGCGCCGTGCGCTGCGTGGTGGAGAGCGGCCAGCTCGGTCAGCTCATCGAAGCCCACTTCCGCTACGACCGCTATAAGATGGCCCTGAACACCAAAGTCTTCAAGGAGGAGCCCGGCCCGGCGGTGGGCCTGGCCTATGACCTGGGGCCCCACCTCGTCGACCAGGCCGTGGCCTTGTTTGGGCGGCCGCTGGGCGTGCGCAAGGTGCAGGGCCACTTCCGGCCCGGCGGGCGGGTCGACGATTTTTTCAGTTTCCACCTGCGCTACCCCGCCGGCCTCAACGTGTGGCTGACGGCCAGCCTGCTGGTGGCCGCCCCCGGCCCGGCCTACGTGCTGCACGGCACCCGGGGCAGCTACCAAAAAGGCCGTACCGACCCCCAGGAAGCCCAACTGCTGGCCGGCCTGCGCCCCACCAACCCCGCCTATGGCCAGGAGCTGCCCGGCAGTGACGGCCACCTCACCCTCGCCGGCCCCGACGGGGCCCTCAGTACCCAGCACGATCCGGCCCCGTCGGGAAACTATTTGGGCCTGTTCGACGCTGTGGCCCAAACCATCCGCCACGGCCAGCCCTACCCGGTGCGCGCCGAGGAGGTGGCCTGGCAAATGGAAATCCTGGAACAACCGGCTGAGGCGTAG
- a CDS encoding tol-pal system protein YbgF, with product MRRPRIVALDTVAVAPQAVDTQGWLLLDPDIRQELGGAVANLYNFKFDRAERQFRSLRRRYPRHPMPYFLLGLNVWWKMMPSNLTDTKYDRLFLAYMDTAVAQARRRYDADSKDYEACFFLSAAYGFEARLYGERSSYAKATLCSKRALNYLERSREANGLSPEFLLGQGLFNYYADVVGEAHPWLKPILVFFPKGNRVLGLQQVRTVAAEGFYTRTEAVVQLIDMLESTREKNSVGALKICAGLLAEFPDNAYVQREYAKLCFVTGNVGVGEAVSRQLLDKINQGLPGYEATSGRYAAYYLGYYNQFYYHNLVAAKDYYLRCIVFAEVSGQTQQRYYAYANGNLAKMAVQEHDDAAARRYYQAVLDHADKSLPLRAEAQRYLKPRKK from the coding sequence GTGCGCCGGCCCCGCATCGTGGCGCTCGACACGGTGGCGGTGGCCCCGCAGGCCGTGGACACGCAGGGCTGGCTGCTGCTCGACCCCGACATCCGGCAGGAGCTGGGCGGGGCGGTGGCCAACCTCTACAACTTTAAGTTCGACCGCGCCGAACGGCAGTTTCGGTCGCTGCGCCGGCGCTACCCGCGCCACCCCATGCCCTACTTTTTGCTGGGCCTGAACGTGTGGTGGAAAATGATGCCCAGCAACCTCACCGACACGAAGTACGACCGGCTGTTTCTGGCCTATATGGACACGGCCGTGGCCCAGGCCAGGCGCCGCTACGACGCCGATAGCAAGGACTATGAAGCGTGCTTTTTCCTGTCGGCGGCCTACGGGTTCGAGGCGCGGCTCTACGGTGAGCGCAGCTCCTACGCCAAGGCCACGCTGTGCAGCAAGCGGGCCCTCAACTACCTGGAGCGCAGCCGCGAAGCCAACGGCCTCAGCCCCGAGTTCCTGCTCGGCCAGGGCCTGTTCAACTACTACGCCGACGTCGTCGGCGAGGCCCATCCCTGGCTCAAGCCCATCCTGGTATTTTTCCCGAAAGGCAACCGCGTGCTGGGCCTCCAGCAGGTGCGCACTGTGGCCGCCGAGGGTTTCTACACCCGCACTGAGGCCGTGGTGCAACTCATTGACATGCTGGAAAGCACGCGCGAGAAGAACTCCGTCGGGGCCCTGAAAATCTGCGCGGGTCTGCTAGCCGAATTTCCCGATAATGCCTACGTGCAGCGCGAATACGCCAAGCTGTGCTTCGTGACGGGCAACGTGGGGGTAGGCGAGGCCGTGAGCCGCCAGCTGCTCGACAAAATCAACCAGGGCCTGCCCGGCTACGAGGCCACCAGCGGGCGCTACGCGGCCTACTACCTGGGCTACTACAACCAGTTTTATTACCACAACCTGGTAGCGGCCAAGGACTATTACCTGCGCTGCATCGTGTTTGCCGAAGTCAGCGGCCAGACCCAGCAGCGCTACTACGCCTACGCCAACGGCAACCTGGCCAAAATGGCCGTGCAGGAGCACGACGACGCGGCCGCCCGCCGCTACTACCAGGCCGTGCTCGACCACGCCGATAAAAGCCTGCCCCTGCGCGCCGAAGCCCAGCGCTACTTGAAGCCGCGCAAAAAATAG
- the treF gene encoding alpha,alpha-trehalase TreF — translation MRNYLYAFGLALLAGAAHAQAPAAAPATAPAARVAPAPALPPSPRQLYPGLFEAVQLGHVYADGKTFVDALPKAPVAAIVAAYAQQRQQPGFDLKAFANTYFQPPAAATDAYRSDVAAGLRAHLDTLWTVLQRRPDAAVGAPGSSLLPLPHPYLVPGGRFREVYYWDSYFTMLGLVDAHRVGLVRDMVDNFAYLIGRYGFIPNGNRTYYLTRSQPPFFAQMVELLATAQGDTVRRRYQGALLGEYAYWMAGAGAVRPGTAAGPVVCLPGGALLNRYWDASTEPREESYAEDVAAAKLSPQVPAVFYRNIRAAAASGWDFSSRWFGPDGTLGSIQTTDLVAVDLNCLLYGLEQTIARGYRQQGNAAQAAAFEQKATRRRQALLHYCWDPATGWFTDYNWRAGRRSAHTTLAGVYPLALGLATPAQAKLVAAGLERDFLKPGGLVTTPLRTGQQWDAPNAWAPLQWLAISGLRKYNQPALARTVALRWAGLNARVFTQTGKLLEKYNVLDMNTAAGGGEYPLQDGFGWTNGTLLWLLNRYPEAGKSL, via the coding sequence ATGCGCAACTACTTGTACGCCTTCGGGCTCGCCCTGCTGGCGGGCGCAGCCCACGCCCAGGCCCCCGCGGCCGCTCCGGCCACTGCCCCTGCCGCCCGGGTGGCCCCGGCTCCCGCGCTGCCGCCGTCGCCTCGGCAGCTGTATCCCGGCCTGTTCGAGGCCGTGCAGCTCGGGCACGTGTACGCCGACGGCAAAACCTTTGTGGATGCGCTGCCCAAAGCGCCGGTGGCCGCCATCGTGGCCGCCTACGCGCAGCAGCGCCAGCAGCCTGGCTTCGACCTGAAGGCCTTCGCCAACACCTACTTTCAGCCCCCCGCGGCCGCCACCGACGCCTACCGCAGCGACGTGGCCGCCGGCCTGCGCGCCCACCTCGACACGCTGTGGACGGTGCTGCAACGTCGGCCCGACGCCGCGGTCGGGGCCCCCGGCTCGTCGCTGCTGCCGCTTCCGCACCCATACCTGGTGCCCGGTGGGCGCTTCCGCGAGGTGTACTACTGGGATTCGTATTTCACGATGCTGGGCCTCGTCGATGCCCACCGCGTGGGCCTGGTGCGCGACATGGTGGATAATTTTGCCTATCTCATCGGGCGCTACGGCTTCATTCCTAACGGTAACCGCACCTACTACCTCACCCGCTCGCAGCCGCCGTTCTTCGCCCAAATGGTGGAGTTACTGGCCACCGCCCAGGGCGACACCGTGCGCCGCCGCTACCAGGGGGCCCTGCTGGGCGAGTACGCCTACTGGATGGCCGGCGCCGGCGCCGTGCGCCCCGGCACCGCCGCCGGCCCCGTGGTATGCCTGCCCGGCGGGGCCCTGCTGAACCGCTACTGGGACGCCAGCACCGAACCCCGCGAGGAGTCGTACGCCGAGGACGTGGCCGCCGCTAAGCTGAGCCCGCAGGTGCCGGCCGTATTCTACCGCAACATCCGGGCGGCGGCCGCCTCGGGCTGGGATTTCAGCAGCCGCTGGTTTGGGCCCGATGGCACGCTGGGGTCCATCCAAACTACTGATTTGGTGGCCGTTGATTTGAACTGTCTACTCTACGGGCTGGAGCAAACCATTGCCCGCGGCTACCGCCAGCAGGGCAATGCCGCGCAGGCCGCCGCCTTCGAGCAGAAGGCCACCCGCCGCCGCCAGGCCCTGCTGCATTACTGCTGGGACCCCGCCACCGGCTGGTTCACCGACTACAACTGGCGCGCCGGGCGGCGCTCGGCCCACACCACGCTGGCGGGGGTGTATCCGCTGGCCCTGGGGCTGGCCACGCCTGCCCAGGCCAAACTGGTGGCGGCCGGCCTGGAGCGCGACTTCCTCAAGCCCGGTGGCCTCGTGACCACGCCCCTGCGCACCGGCCAGCAGTGGGACGCGCCCAACGCCTGGGCCCCCTTGCAGTGGCTGGCCATCAGTGGGTTGCGTAAGTATAACCAACCCGCGCTGGCCCGCACCGTGGCCCTGCGCTGGGCCGGCCTGAACGCGCGCGTATTCACTCAAACCGGTAAGCTGCTGGAGAAATACAACGTGCTGGACATGAACACCGCGGCTGGCGGCGGCGAATACCCGTTGCAAGATGGCTTCGGCTGGACCAACGGCACGCTGCTCTGGCTCCTGAACCGCTACCCCGAAGCAGGTAAGTCGCTGTAG
- a CDS encoding argininosuccinate synthase → MKKKAILAYSGGLDTSYCAVYLSRELGLEVHTVIVNSGGFSPAELAAIEQRAYELGSVQHEVIDVTQRFYRDCLRYLLFGNVLKNDTYPLSVSAERMFQSLAIAEYARQHKADYIVHGSTGAGNDQVRFDVAFAVIAPDTEIIAPIRDKKLSRQAEIKYLQENGFEMSWEKARYSINVGIWGTSVGGVETLTSHLPLPDSAYPSQPTATEAQQIEITFEQGEPRALNGETMDPVALIQRLNALGASYAIGRDTHVGDTILGIKGRVGFEAPAALLLIKAHHLLEKHTCSRWQLLHKDNLANWYGTLLHEAQYLDPVMRDMEAFLASSQARVSGKVSVRLQPYRFDLLGVVSPYDLMQSKAATYGETNDAWDARDAQGFIKIFGNQLKIHASLQDGNV, encoded by the coding sequence ATGAAGAAAAAAGCCATATTAGCCTACAGCGGCGGCCTCGACACGTCGTACTGCGCCGTGTACCTCTCCCGCGAACTCGGCTTGGAAGTTCACACCGTCATCGTCAACTCCGGCGGTTTCTCACCCGCTGAACTGGCGGCCATCGAGCAGCGCGCCTACGAGCTGGGCTCCGTGCAGCACGAAGTGATTGACGTAACGCAGCGGTTCTATCGCGACTGCCTGCGCTACCTGCTGTTTGGCAACGTGCTGAAGAACGATACGTACCCGCTGAGCGTCAGTGCCGAGCGCATGTTTCAGTCGCTGGCCATTGCCGAATACGCCCGCCAGCACAAGGCCGACTACATCGTGCACGGCAGCACCGGCGCCGGCAACGACCAGGTGCGCTTCGATGTGGCCTTCGCCGTCATTGCCCCCGATACGGAAATCATTGCCCCCATCCGCGACAAGAAACTCTCGCGCCAGGCAGAAATTAAATATTTGCAAGAGAACGGCTTCGAAATGAGCTGGGAAAAGGCCAGGTATTCCATCAACGTGGGCATTTGGGGCACCAGCGTGGGCGGCGTCGAAACCCTGACCTCGCACCTGCCCCTGCCCGACAGCGCCTACCCCTCGCAGCCCACCGCCACCGAAGCCCAGCAAATCGAAATTACCTTCGAGCAGGGCGAGCCCAGGGCCCTAAACGGCGAAACGATGGACCCCGTAGCCCTTATTCAGCGCCTCAACGCGCTGGGGGCCAGCTACGCCATCGGCCGCGACACGCACGTGGGCGACACCATTCTGGGCATCAAGGGCCGCGTGGGGTTTGAGGCCCCGGCGGCGCTCCTGCTCATCAAGGCGCACCACTTGCTGGAAAAACACACCTGCTCGCGCTGGCAGCTGCTGCACAAAGACAACCTGGCCAACTGGTACGGCACGCTGCTGCACGAGGCCCAGTACCTCGACCCGGTAATGCGCGACATGGAGGCCTTCCTGGCCTCGTCGCAGGCCCGCGTATCGGGCAAGGTGTCGGTGCGCTTGCAGCCCTACCGCTTTGACCTGCTGGGCGTAGTATCGCCCTACGACCTGATGCAGTCGAAGGCCGCCACCTACGGCGAAACCAACGACGCCTGGGATGCCCGCGACGCCCAGGGCTTCATCAAAATCTTCGGCAACCAGCTGAAAATCCACGCCAGCTTGCAGGATGGCAATGTTTAA
- a CDS encoding acetylornithine carbamoyltransferase, which produces MKNFTSFEDAGDYKALLRQALEIKANPYGYQHIGRNKTVGLIFFNPSLRTRLSSLKAAYNLGAQAWVLNAGADSWTLEMTDGAVMNGGTQEHIKDAIAVMSQYCDVLGVRTFPTLKDKTEDYGEVVFNKILQYATVPVINLESATLHPLQSFADLITVAETKQKERVKVVLTWAPHVRALPQCVPNSFCDWFSEIEWVDFIITHPEGYELDPKFTKGARIEYDQKKALEGADYVQAKNWSSYLDYGQVLGNDPAWMLTPNHMALTDSAKFLHCLPVRRNVEVADAVLDAPGSLIIQEAGNRTFSMQTVLHELLK; this is translated from the coding sequence ATGAAAAACTTCACCTCCTTCGAGGATGCGGGCGACTACAAAGCCCTGTTGCGGCAAGCCCTGGAAATCAAGGCTAATCCCTACGGCTACCAGCACATCGGGCGCAACAAAACCGTCGGCCTCATCTTCTTCAACCCCAGCCTACGCACCCGGCTCAGCAGCCTGAAGGCGGCTTATAACCTGGGGGCCCAAGCCTGGGTGCTGAACGCCGGAGCCGACTCCTGGACCCTGGAAATGACCGACGGCGCGGTGATGAACGGCGGCACCCAGGAGCACATCAAGGACGCCATCGCGGTGATGAGCCAGTACTGCGACGTGCTGGGCGTGCGCACGTTTCCCACCCTCAAAGACAAGACCGAGGACTACGGCGAAGTCGTCTTCAACAAGATTCTGCAGTACGCCACCGTGCCCGTTATCAACCTGGAAAGCGCCACGCTGCACCCCCTGCAATCCTTCGCCGACCTCATCACCGTAGCCGAAACCAAGCAGAAGGAGCGCGTGAAAGTGGTGCTCACCTGGGCCCCGCACGTGCGCGCCCTACCCCAATGCGTGCCCAACTCGTTCTGCGACTGGTTCTCGGAAATCGAATGGGTCGATTTCATCATCACCCACCCCGAAGGCTACGAGCTGGACCCCAAATTTACGAAAGGCGCCCGCATTGAGTACGACCAAAAAAAGGCCTTGGAAGGCGCTGACTATGTGCAGGCCAAGAACTGGAGCAGCTACCTCGACTACGGCCAGGTGCTGGGCAACGACCCCGCCTGGATGCTCACCCCCAACCACATGGCCCTCACCGACAGCGCCAAATTCCTGCACTGCCTGCCCGTGCGCCGCAACGTGGAAGTGGCCGACGCCGTGCTCGACGCGCCCGGCTCGCTCATCATCCAAGAAGCTGGCAACCGGACGTTTTCCATGCAAACCGTGCTGCACGAGCTACTGAAGTAA
- a CDS encoding glutamine amidotransferase-related protein, translated as MDNATLPAEWQMLFENLNDGTCEGIKYTSKPFFSTQFHPEAAGGPEDTKFLFDDFLAAVEKYKAGR; from the coding sequence GTGGATAACGCAACGCTACCCGCCGAGTGGCAGATGCTGTTCGAGAACCTGAACGACGGCACCTGCGAAGGCATCAAGTACACGTCCAAGCCGTTCTTCTCCACCCAGTTTCACCCCGAAGCCGCTGGCGGACCGGAGGATACGAAGTTTCTGTTTGATGACTTTTTGGCGGCGGTGGAGAAGTATAAGGCGGGGCGCTAG
- a CDS encoding carbamoyl phosphate synthase small subunit, whose amino-acid sequence MTQTVKLIVKDGISISGESFGASAAGEVVFSTAMTGYPEDLTDPSFAGQILVLTTPMVGNYGMRGEALYESISTIFESDKIHITGLIVNYYSEEHSHWNAAKSLGDWLKEYNIPGICGVDTRMLTKKLREKGAMLGKIVAEDDVPFHDPNLDNLVAQVSPAGIRHYGSGQHKIVLVDCGTKTNIIRCFLERDVELIRVPWDYDFTTLAYDGLFLSNGPGDPKMCEATIRHLQKALAQDKPIFGICLGS is encoded by the coding sequence ATGACCCAAACAGTAAAACTCATCGTCAAAGACGGCATCTCCATCTCCGGCGAATCCTTCGGGGCCTCCGCCGCCGGCGAGGTCGTGTTCAGCACGGCCATGACCGGCTACCCCGAAGACCTCACCGACCCATCCTTCGCCGGCCAGATTCTGGTGCTCACCACCCCCATGGTGGGCAACTACGGCATGCGCGGGGAAGCGCTTTACGAGTCGATTTCGACCATTTTCGAGTCCGACAAAATCCATATTACCGGGCTGATTGTCAACTACTATTCCGAGGAGCACAGCCACTGGAACGCCGCCAAAAGCCTCGGTGACTGGCTGAAGGAGTACAACATCCCCGGCATCTGCGGCGTCGATACCCGGATGCTCACCAAGAAGCTGCGCGAGAAAGGCGCGATGCTGGGCAAAATCGTGGCCGAGGACGACGTGCCCTTCCACGACCCCAACCTCGACAACTTGGTGGCGCAGGTGAGCCCGGCCGGCATCCGGCACTACGGCAGCGGCCAGCACAAAATCGTGCTCGTGGACTGCGGCACCAAAACCAACATCATCCGCTGCTTCCTGGAGCGCGACGTGGAGCTGATTCGTGTGCCCTGGGACTACGATTTCACGACCCTGGCCTACGACGGCCTGTTCCTGAGCAACGGCCCCGGCGACCCCAAAATGTGCGAAGCCACCATCCGGCACCTCCAAAAGGCCCTGGCCCAGGACAAGCCCATTTTCGGCATCTGCCTGGGCAGCTAG
- a CDS encoding aspartate aminotransferase family protein yields MELFNVYPLVNITPVRALGAKLWDDKGQEYLDFYGGHAVISIGHSHPHYVQRLTEQLQNIGFYSNSVQIPIQRELAGKLGRVSDYPDYSLFLCNSGAEANENALKLASFHTGKKRVIAFKGAFHGRTSGTVAATDNPKIVAPFNAGHIISFVDYDLKAVAEVLRGGDACAVIVEPIQGVGGIIMPSDNFLLGLSLLCGTHNVILIADEVQSGYGRSGKFFAHQHAGIRPDIISVAKGMGNGFPIGGILISPTLKASYGLLGTTFGGNHLACAAALAVLEVIEDEDLLAHTTEMGDHLRTELLAHAGALEIRGRGLMVGIKYDFPIKEIRDKLLSKFHIFVGNASDPTVLRLLPPLNITKAEVDRFLEALYALVPAVTA; encoded by the coding sequence ATGGAGCTCTTCAACGTTTACCCCCTCGTCAACATCACGCCCGTGCGCGCACTCGGCGCGAAACTCTGGGACGACAAGGGCCAGGAGTACCTGGATTTCTACGGCGGCCACGCTGTGATTTCCATCGGCCACAGCCACCCGCACTACGTGCAGCGCCTGACGGAGCAGCTGCAAAACATCGGTTTCTACTCCAACTCGGTACAGATTCCGATTCAACGCGAGCTGGCCGGGAAGCTGGGCCGCGTATCGGACTATCCGGATTACTCGCTGTTTCTATGCAACTCCGGGGCCGAGGCCAACGAGAATGCACTGAAGCTGGCTTCGTTCCACACCGGCAAAAAGCGGGTAATAGCCTTTAAAGGCGCATTTCATGGCCGCACCTCTGGTACTGTGGCGGCTACGGACAACCCCAAAATAGTAGCGCCCTTCAACGCGGGCCACATTATTTCCTTTGTCGATTATGACCTGAAAGCCGTGGCCGAAGTGCTGCGCGGCGGCGACGCCTGCGCCGTTATCGTGGAGCCTATTCAAGGCGTGGGCGGCATTATCATGCCCTCCGATAATTTCTTGCTAGGCCTGTCGCTGCTGTGCGGGACCCACAACGTCATCTTAATTGCCGACGAAGTGCAGAGTGGCTACGGCCGCAGCGGCAAGTTTTTCGCGCACCAGCACGCCGGCATCCGCCCCGATATTATTTCCGTGGCCAAGGGTATGGGCAACGGTTTCCCCATCGGCGGCATCCTGATTTCGCCCACCCTGAAAGCGTCCTATGGCCTACTGGGCACCACCTTTGGCGGCAACCACCTGGCCTGTGCCGCCGCCCTGGCCGTACTCGAAGTCATTGAAGACGAAGACCTGCTGGCTCACACCACCGAAATGGGCGACCATCTCCGCACGGAGCTACTGGCCCACGCCGGGGCCCTGGAAATCCGTGGCCGCGGCCTGATGGTGGGCATCAAGTACGACTTCCCCATCAAGGAAATTCGCGACAAGCTGCTATCAAAGTTCCATATTTTCGTGGGCAACGCTTCGGACCCCACGGTGCTGCGGCTGCTGCCACCGCTCAATATCACGAAGGCCGAAGTTGACCGATTTTTGGAGGCGCTGTACGCGTTAGTACCGGCGGTTACGGCCTAG